The Merismopedia glauca CCAP 1448/3 sequence TCCTACAGGCAATCTAATTCGAGCCAATCAAGGACATACTACTGAAGTAGATTTACAACTACTTGCTGCTATTCCTCCCGATGTACTTTACCACGGTACTAGTAATCAATCCGTACCTTCTATTTTACAAACCGGCTTATCTAAAATGTCTCGGCATCACGTACATCTTTCGGCTGATATACAAACAGCTAAAAATGTCGGAAAAAGGCGCGGTCGTCCCGTAGTTTTCGCAGTCAATTCTAAGGCTATGCATCAAGATGAATACATTTTTTACCGTTCTGATAATGGAGTTTGGTTAGTAGATTTTGTCCCAGTTCAATATCTTCAGCAACTCGATACTTTTACTAATAAACCTCTTTAATAAAACAGTTTAAAGAAGAGTATTACGCTGCTGTTCCAATGAAAATTACATATGTGCTTTCCTTCTTCCCTCTTCCTTCTTCCTTCTTCCTTCTTTAATCATGTCTTCTAATTCTTTTGGTGGTTCTGAACCAGTTAATTTACCCAATCGCGGCTTGCTAGGTTCTGGTTGGCGACCTTTAAATCGAGAAATTGATTGGGGTTATTTGTCTCATTTAGTATTTAATGATACTTGGGAAATTACGCAAAAAAGTTTTGCCTTTCTGAGTAATTTAGCTGATGCAGTTGGTCGTCATCAATATGCTTGGTGGGCAAATGTTTTCCATCTTTTCTCAGACGATACTCGTTATAATGTCGATACTTTTTGGAACTATATTACTCCTGAACCACCAACTCCAGACTATCGATATCCCGAAGTACTAAGTACTCAAACACCAATCGTGCAAAATGTGAGTCGAGATAGTATTCCAATTGACTATGTTCTTAACAAACTTCAAGAAACTACTGTTAAAAACGTGTTAGCAATCTTAGGAAAACCAGATTTAATTATTCAGTATT is a genomic window containing:
- a CDS encoding RNA 2'-phosphotransferase, whose product is MSDRKLTNISKYLSKHLRHSPEQIGLQLAPGGWVEVDELLSASRKNGFTITRIQLQQVVDQNDKKRFSFDPTGNLIRANQGHTTEVDLQLLAAIPPDVLYHGTSNQSVPSILQTGLSKMSRHHVHLSADIQTAKNVGKRRGRPVVFAVNSKAMHQDEYIFYRSDNGVWLVDFVPVQYLQQLDTFTNKPL